CCATCAGATGATTGGTGGACCGCCAGCGCAATCCCTCCGGAACCCTTTCTCGCCAGGCCGATTTGGCAGCCGCAGAAGTGCCGACCTCTTCCTCGACGAGTTCATCCATCCAGATCATCTCGCTCAGCCGGAACCAGACGGCGTCGCAGTTGTGCGGGCTGTCCTTGCGCAGGCCCAGCTTGCTTTTGAGCAGGCCGCGCCGACCGGTGGCGTCGATCACCCACCGTGCCCGCACCGTCTGTCCCGCGCCCGCCCGCGCGATCACGACCTCGTGCGGCGCATCCGATTTCAGACGTACGTCGACGACTCGATACCCGTGCCGGAATTCCGCACCGCCCGCGACGACGATGGCACCCAGCGCGTTCTCGAAGACGCCGCGATCGAGCTGAAAGGTCGCCGACGCGTAGAAGAACCCGCTGGGCCCCGATTCCGCACGCTGCGACAGCGGCGGCGGCGGGACCGAAACGGACGGCAGGAACCGCAGGCCGGTCTTACGAATCTGGCTCTGCTCCAGGTGTTCTCGCAGCTGTAGCGTTTCCGCGAAGTAGGTGCCGCTGATCACGACGGTGGATTCGCCCACCTTGTGCGCGGCCGCGCGCACCGGATGCGGCACCCGCTCCACCACGAGAACGGTGGTGTCCGGCCTGCGCAAGAGCACTTGCCGCGCGAGACTGAGCCCGGCCAGCCCACCGCCCAGCACAACGACGTCATAGTCCGAACGGTCGGTGATCACGGTACGAGCGTCCCTTCGCACGCGGCGGCGACGGGTCGCAGCACCTCGTCCATGCAGCGTTGCATCGCCCGGTACGTGGGTTCTCCCGGCGGATTGGCGTCGAAGGCGAGTATGAAATGCGTTAGCCCGGTCGACTCGTACAGCTCGGTGAGGCGGTCCCGGCAGCGCTGCGGCGTACCGACCAGATTGAGCGGAATCATCTTCTCGACCACACCGGAAGCGTCCCGGCCCCCGGCCTTGCGGCCCGCGTCCACCGCGTCGAAATAGGTGCGGTAATTCGGCAGCAGGTGCCGGCGCGCGAGCAACCCGTTCGAGGTCGCGCCCTCGGCGACCCACCACCCCACGTGCTCGCGTACGGTGTCCGCGGCGCGGTCGTTCGTATCGTCCAGTACGGCAATGCAGGTCAGCGCGTGCCGCGCGGCCGCGTCGAGCTGTCCGTGCGGTCCGGCCGTTTCGCGGTAGCGCGACATCAGTGCCCGCTTCTCGTTGTCGGGCATGGCTTCTCGGATCAGCAGTGGATATCCGTGGGCGGCCGCCCACCGGACGGTGTCCGGCGACCCAGAGGCGACGTAGACCGGCGGATGCGGGTGCGTCAGCGGCTTCGGCTGCACCGGCACCGCGTCCAGCGTGCCGTCCATCGAGGAGATCACGTACGGCTCTTCGCCCCACGCCCGCACCACCTGGTCCATGGTCTCGACCAAGGCGAGGTGATTCACCGTCATATCGACCGCGAAGGCTTCGAAGTCCCGGGCGTAGGTGCCGCGCCCGATGCCGAAATCGAAACGACCACCGCTGAGATGATCGAGCATCGCGACTCGTTCGGCGAGCTTGATCGGATGTTCCAGCGGAACGATCGTGATCGCAGAGCCGACTCTGATCCGCTCGGTTCCGCCCAGCAGGAACGACGCCATGTTGAGGGCGTTGGTGCACAGGCTGTAGTTGGTGAAATGGTGTTCCAGCAGCCAGATTCCGGAATAGCCGAGTTCCTCGGCCCACTGCGCCGACTGGGTCGCGGCCGCGAATGTCTCCCGCTGACCGATACCGGGCCGCTGCGCGACGCTCAGTACGATGTCGAATCTCATCTCCGGGTCTCCTCCCTAGACGTAGTCCACATAGGCCGGTGCGGCCGGCGGCCGTTCCCTCCCGGTGACGTTCACGAGCGTCACGGTGTCGCGCCTCAGCCATCCGGCCCGCGCCAGCTTCAGCGCGCAGGCCAGGGCCACCGACGAGGTGAGACACGCATCGACCCCTTCCAGGTCCCGGGCAAGTCGTCTGGCCGCGAGAATCTCCCGATCCGGCACGGCCTCGAAGGCACCGCCCGTCGCCTGCACGATCCGGTGCACGAATGGGTAGGAGTCCGCCGGGTTTCCCCGCAGGATCGCCTTGGCGATACCGCTCGGCCGCCGTTTGATGTGCTCGGGGCGGATCGTCGCCGAGTTGTCTCGGAAGGCCTCGTACATCGGCGCGCACCGCGATTGCTGGGCGCATACGATGCTCGGCACCCGCGCCAGCCTGCCGAGCGCCACATATTCGGTGGCGCCTTTGAACGCACCGTAGATACCCATCCCGCTGCTCACCGCCTGGACGACCACGTCGGGTGCGCGCGGCGCCAGTTGGTCGAACGCCTCGAGGTAGGCGAGCTTCAGGCCTTCGCGCCGCGCCGGGTTGAAGAAACCGCTCTCGAACGGCAGTCCGCGGTCGGCGGCGAACCGTGCCGCCGCCGCACCCGCACCGACATAGTCGGCGTCTACGCAGTACACCCGCACATTGGGCGCGTCGGGCACATCGATCCGGTCCAGGAAATCCCGCGCGCAGAAAATGTGCAGCGTCACCTCCGGCATGCGCGCGGCGCACCGGCCCATCGAGGTCGAACTGTTGCCGGTGGACGAGACGACGAATTCGGTCACGCCCTGCTGCACCAGGAACGGCATCGCCACCCCCGCCATGCGGTCCTTGGCGGTCCCGCTCGGGTTGGCGCTCTCCACTTTCAGATACAGGAAGTCCAAACCCGCCCAGCGCCCGAGTTCACGTGCCCACAGCAGCGGAGTGTTGCCCTCACCGAGCCAGACAGCGTGCTGAAAGTCGTTCAACGGCAACAGATCGAACCAGCGCACCAGCGGGTTGTCGTCGTCGCGGATCCGCGCCCGGGTCAAGTCGTAGAACACATCCGTGGCGCCCGCGCAGCGGGGGCAGCGCGGCACGAAAGCGGCCGCGACGCCGAATCCGCAAGCCCGACACTCCAATACGACCCGCTTGCGCAACTGCGGCGTGGTCGATGTCTCGATCATCTCGCCGTACCTTCGGTCGCGTAGGCCGACGCACCCGTGAGAGTCATGATGGCCATACGTGATCCGATGCCCATCCGATGCAGCGTTCGACCGTTCCGGTACAGGTCGCGGCCGGTCGCGGCCGAGGCCATAGTGACGATGGCGTCGAACTGCCGGTGCGGCGTGCCGACCAGCGCGGCAAGCGCGGCCAACGGCACCGCACCGGTCCGCACATGCTCATCGAGGAATCGATGGTCGGTACCGCGCGGGGCGAGGATGGACCGATATCCGGGGGCGGCACGCAGCGCGTCGACCAAACTGGGTGCGGTGCACTCGTAGGTGTGCCCGAACCATTCGAGCGCGGTCGGCAACCGTACGCCCACCTCGCGCCCGAGCAGCACCCGCTCCCGGTCGGAGGCCTCGATGATCCGGGCGACCGCAGCCGATACGCCCTCGGCGTAGAAACGATGCCGGTCGCCGTGGTCGAGCCGCGCCAGATTGGCCAGTGCCACAACGGGTTGGATCACGGCCGTGACATTGGCCAGACTCGTCTCCCAGATCGAGCCCACGCTGCGGACGGCGGGAAAACTCCGCGCGAGCAGGTCGCGGGCGATGTCCGCGTGCCGCCGCTGTCGTGCCCCGAGCGGAACATCCTTCTTGTACTGGAAGATTCGGACGGTCGAGGATCCTTCGCCGCGGCAGACGAACGGCAGGTTCATCTCGGCGAGAGCCGGGCCGAGCGCGCTCTCACACCAGCCCACCCGATCGCGCAACGCGGTGGTGACCTCCAGGACGCCGCCGGTGTGCCCGGGCACGAGCACGACCGCTGCGGCTTGCCGCAGCGCGGGCCAGGACGCT
This genomic stretch from Nocardia brasiliensis ATCC 700358 harbors:
- a CDS encoding NAD/NADP-dependent octopine/nopaline dehydrogenase family protein, whose protein sequence is MGDKSIKAAVLGAGDAGRALAAVLARAGCEVRLWNRTAAHLADIEDATLTLRDPDACTVRLAAVSTDLAAVCSGADLVLVAISAAAHRDLVTASWPALRQAAAVVLVPGHTGGVLEVTTALRDRVGWCESALGPALAEMNLPFVCRGEGSSTVRIFQYKKDVPLGARQRRHADIARDLLARSFPAVRSVGSIWETSLANVTAVIQPVVALANLARLDHGDRHRFYAEGVSAAVARIIEASDRERVLLGREVGVRLPTALEWFGHTYECTAPSLVDALRAAPGYRSILAPRGTDHRFLDEHVRTGAVPLAALAALVGTPHRQFDAIVTMASAATGRDLYRNGRTLHRMGIGSRMAIMTLTGASAYATEGTAR
- a CDS encoding LLM class flavin-dependent oxidoreductase, giving the protein MRFDIVLSVAQRPGIGQRETFAAATQSAQWAEELGYSGIWLLEHHFTNYSLCTNALNMASFLLGGTERIRVGSAITIVPLEHPIKLAERVAMLDHLSGGRFDFGIGRGTYARDFEAFAVDMTVNHLALVETMDQVVRAWGEEPYVISSMDGTLDAVPVQPKPLTHPHPPVYVASGSPDTVRWAAAHGYPLLIREAMPDNEKRALMSRYRETAGPHGQLDAAARHALTCIAVLDDTNDRAADTVREHVGWWVAEGATSNGLLARRHLLPNYRTYFDAVDAGRKAGGRDASGVVEKMIPLNLVGTPQRCRDRLTELYESTGLTHFILAFDANPPGEPTYRAMQRCMDEVLRPVAAACEGTLVP
- a CDS encoding threonine synthase; translation: MIETSTTPQLRKRVVLECRACGFGVAAAFVPRCPRCAGATDVFYDLTRARIRDDDNPLVRWFDLLPLNDFQHAVWLGEGNTPLLWARELGRWAGLDFLYLKVESANPSGTAKDRMAGVAMPFLVQQGVTEFVVSSTGNSSTSMGRCAARMPEVTLHIFCARDFLDRIDVPDAPNVRVYCVDADYVGAGAAAARFAADRGLPFESGFFNPARREGLKLAYLEAFDQLAPRAPDVVVQAVSSGMGIYGAFKGATEYVALGRLARVPSIVCAQQSRCAPMYEAFRDNSATIRPEHIKRRPSGIAKAILRGNPADSYPFVHRIVQATGGAFEAVPDREILAARRLARDLEGVDACLTSSVALACALKLARAGWLRRDTVTLVNVTGRERPPAAPAYVDYV